The nucleotide sequence AACTATATCAATCAAATCTGGATGAGCAATATCCTACAACCCCTAGCACCTTCGTTAAACCAAAATCTAGTTCACAACATGCAACAAATGTGGAATATACCCCACAACTCCAACTAACAGCTTCCACAGAATCCACCTATCAATCTGCCCTTCTTTGCACCAGAGGGCATGATGCTTCTGAACCCCATCTTCACACAGTGGACTCCATAACACATGCAAGACTGGCAACAAGGTTCACAACCAGATCCAATGGAAGATCAAGCACCAGCAGAAAACATGCAGAATCAGGAAAGGCTttaggaggaagaagaggaggaagaggacgaCTTGGCACACTTGGGGGAGCCAGTAGTAGCTTTTTTAAACCTAAGCGAGGTAAAAATACTTATCTTCAAGGAAATGCTAGGCAGTAAGTCTATCTTCAACTGCCCGACGACACTTTACAAATGCTCCTTGGACATCCGCCCTCCTCACGATCCCACAGTGGGGAAACATGTGGTGATACCGGTTCCCTCCATAAGGAGGAACCCCAACAACATCCCAACAAACAAACAACCCATGCATCAACCAGTTAATATTATAATTTGGAACGTGACAGGAGCAAATAATGCTAACTTTAAGAGACACTTTCGTGAGCTTATGGATACCCATAGGTCATGCTTAATTGCTTTGTTAGAAACAAAAATGGAGAGTCATGTTTCCATCCTAGAAGATTATCACTTCACTGAGATGGTTGAGGTTCCTACTATTGGACAAGCTGGAGGTTTGGTAATTCTGTGGAATAATGAGGTGGTGATAGTTAGCAACTTTACTAagaatggacaagtaatacatgcAATGATAGAGGTAAAGCCTAAAAACCTTACTTGGTTATTTTCTACTGTTTATGCTAGCAATGATATAGCTCTTAGACATTTGTTATGGGATAACCTCTTAAATCCATGTTTGATAGGTATAAGGAACCATGGTTAATCGGGggaattttaatgaaataatagatTCAGAGGACAAGTTTGGGGGCAGGTCTATCAATCAAAAAAGGGCTAAATTCCTAATAAATTGTCTTAAATATTGTAACTTAGTAGATCTTGGGTTTAAAGTATGTAAATACACATGGTCCAACCATCGTATGAGAAAGGGGGCCTAATTATGGAAAGGTTAGATATGGTATACTCCAATTCCGAGTGGTTACAAGAGTTCAACAATGTTATAGTAACACATCTATCAATATTACACTCGGACCATAACCCCATCTTGGTCAATCTTAATAGTAAAATTAATAATAACCATGCTAGGCCTTTTAGACTTGAAACCTTCTGGTGCTCCAACACAGATTTTCCAAGAGCGGTGTCTGATAGTTGGGCAAATAGGGATATAATTGATGGGACGGAGTCTTTTCATAAAAATGTATTAGAATGGAAACAAGTTACCGTTGGGAATATTTTTGCTaggaaaagaaaattataaaaacGTATTAATGATATTCAAAACTCTCCTAGCTACCAAACTAGCTAGTACCTTAGAGACCTAGAAGTAAAACTTGTTGAAGATTATGACACAATCCTCAAACTAGAAGAGGACTACTGGAAATTACGATCTAGGGTCAATTGGTTAAATGAAGGAGATGCAAATACAAAGTTCTTTCATATTCAAGCCACTAACCGGAGATGGAGAAATAATATTGTCTTTTTTAAAGATAACTATGGAAATTGGATCGAAAATCAAACTGCCCTAATTGCTTATGTTTCAAATCACTTCCAAAGTATCTTCACTACGTCTCATGAAAATACTAACTGGAAAGACATTCAATCTGATAACAATACCTACAACAAAGTTGACTTATCCAGCATTGatagtaaattaaaaaattatgagATTAAGAAAGTCATTTTCTCCTTCAAACCATACAAGGCTCCTAAACCGGATGGTCTACACCCCTTCTTCTTCCAAAAGTTCTGGCCAATTCTAGGCAGTAAGGTCATGAACTTGTGTCAAAAAATATTTGACACAAGGGTTATGCCTCATCAAATTAACAAAACCTACTTATGTTTGATCCCTAAATTCATTAATGCAAACCAATTAAAAATTTTAGGCCAATAAGCCTTTGTAACACTTTGTATAAAGTGGTCACTAAAGTTATTGCTAATCGCATCAAGTCTTTCCTTAAACATCTTATTAATGATCAACAAAGTAGCTTTGTTAAAAATAGGCGAGCTACAGATAATGTTATCATTATTCAGGAAGTGTTAAAACGGTTTAACACtcacaaaggaaaagaaaattgcatTCTAAAGCTCGATCTAGAAAAAGCTTTTGATAAATTAGAGTAGTCATATGTCTACAGAACCCTAAAATTTTACAACTTTTCTCCTAATATATCTTCCCTAATCCTTAATTGCGTATCAACCAGTACTACCTCCATCTTAATAAATGGAAATAAAACGGAGGAATTCTACCCCACTAGGGGAATTAGACAAGGAGACACAATGTCCACCTATCTTTTCATTTTATGCATGGACATGTTGTCCAAAAATATTGAACATCAAGTTGACATCCTCAATTGGGACccaattatactaaataaaaaatGTCCTTCCTTGTCCCACTTGTTCTTTGCAGATGACCTAACTTTAATGGGTCGTGCAAACaataaaattatcactattaTGTGGAATAGTATGAAAAAATTTTGTTACTTATCCGGGCTTAATATAAACAAAGATAAATCTAAAATGTTAGTGTCAAAGTCTTGCACTAATGATAATATCACAATGGCTACTAATACTTTTGACATAAAACTTAGTAAAGCTTTTGGTACTTACCTAGGTTTTTCCATGCTCCAAAACCACCCTAGGCATAAAGACTACCAACCTGTAATTGATAAAATACTGGCAAGATTGAATAATTGGAATGTAAAGTAGCTTAGCATGGCGGAAAGGTGCACTTTAATAAAATCTACTCTTAACACAATCCCAAATCACCAAATGTAATTATCCTTACTTCCTAGTAAAACTCTTAAGGAAATTGATAAGATTCAGAGAGATTTCCTATGGGGAACTattagtgaaaagaaaaaaattcaccTAGTTGGTTGGAATATGGTAACTCTTTCTAAAGATGGGGGGGAGGGCTAGGGATTAAAAaagcaaaatctaaaaatatatcCCTGTTGGACAGCCTAGCGCGTATTCTTACTAACCCGTCATCCCTTTGGGCTCGTGTTCTCATTAGCTTGTATGGGCATACTAGTACAACTGGGGGTTGCTCAAATACTTAGAAAAGGCTATTAAAAGGCTGGAGCATCTGTAAACAAGGTATAAGGTGGCCAGTGGTCCAACATCCAAACATGACCATCTGGGAAACAAACTGGATCCCAAACTTCAACAACCTTAGAGATAACATAATTGGTCCCCTAACCTATAATGAAAATTGTCTAAAATTGAACGACATCCAGAACAACAATGGATGGGATTTAACAAAAATCTCTTTTGAGCTCCcacaaaatattattaatagtatcCATTCATTATCTACAACTTCAAACCCTACTCACATCAATAACCTCATCTGGAGTATAAACCCTAGTGGGGTATTCACAACTTCTTCGTGTTATAAATTGATTGACAAACAATCCCAACCAAATAAAATATTCAATTGGATTTGGGGCACAAAATGTCCAAGGAAAATTCAGTTCTTCCTATGAAAATGTTATCACTCACGTCTCCCTACTAGAGAATACCTTGGGAAAATTGGTATTAACATAGACACAAACTGCCCTATATGCAAAAACATGAAGGAATCCACAATACACATTTTCTGAGAATGCAAGGTGGCTCAAATTTTTTGGCAAACCATGGGGGTGCCCATAAATAACATATTGGATAATGAACACTGGGTAAATTTTTTACGTAATAGGAACCTTGAAATAATCAACAAACTCATAACATGGGAAGAAGTTTTTCCATTTGTAATCTAGGCAATTTGGAGAAACAGAAATGAAAACAACGTGAACAATACTAGCAACCATATCAACACAACCAACGTCATTCACCAAGCATTGAAATATCACTTGCTAACATCCAAGCCTACTAATAATAATATACAAGTCAAGCTAAAAGTAAAGTGGCAGGCCCCTCCAAGGAATTGGTACAAGCTCAATTTTGATGGAGCCTTCAACAAAAGTTGTTTACATGGAGGTGTCAGTGGAATAATATGCAACAACAAAGGAGAATGGATATTGGGCTACTACGAGAAGTATCTCACAACATCACCTATCCAGGCTGAACTCCTAGCACTACGGCATGCACTTCAAATAATTAGGAAAGAAAACATATGCCCAGTTGAAGTTGAAACAGATGCCATAGAGGTCATTCGCTTTCTTTACGAGGATTATCCTACTTACAAAGATTTAATTCATGAATGCAGGTGGTTAATGGAGAAGGCAATGCAGCAAGAGGAGATCATAATGAAGCATAGCTTTCGTGAAGGAAACATGGTAGCACACCAGTTGGCAAAAGAAGCTCTAATGTCTCCTAGTTATAATAAAACTTGTTATTTTGTATCACCACCTACCTTTGCAATGGATGCCTATTGTAAGGACCAGGATGGCCATAACTATGTTAGATCATGTTATATGAATGTGTGTAGTACTCTAGCAGCACTAGGAAATGACATTGCCTTAGAAGGCATTTCTCTAGTATGTACTAATGGCAATGCTATGGGCCTCGTACCCTAGTTTCTACTGTTTTTACTATTACTAATATAAGTATTTTTTccttaaaaagaaaatacttgaCATGAAGAGTAATATATTGTTATTGGTCAATTTTGCGTGGTTAATAGTGACGTACGAGTGGTGACATCACCATGTCCGGTAAAACAAAAAAAGTTCACAGTAAAAATGAAATGCAAGCCACATTCATGGAACCTCAAATAATTTCCGCTTCAGATATACTTTCCGTTCCTTACTTTTGTTTTTCCAATTTGTTTTGTTTGGTTAATTGTAGATGATTGTGTCCTTATTGTGACCTTTATTACTTTGGAATTGATGTACCAAATAATGTGGACGAATCTAATTATTCACATCAAACTAAAAGACAGGAAAATGTAGATAATGAGAAATTTGAAAACGTGGTCAACTCTTTAAATTGCTCAAGGGGAATGAAAGAATTCCTGAACATtagattttcttgaaaatatgaAAGGAGAGAAGCATCAATAGGTTTGCTACGTAGGAGAGATGATATGACTACTTTGGCCAGTATCATTCTCCTACGTAATAAACCTTAATAGATGATGTTATATCAGAAGTGGAGccaaaatttaaagtttatgaaTTCTGAATTTACCATGGAACTCATAGGTCATCTCTTTTGAAGCTACTGCACGTTTAGAAGAGAAGCAAATTAcctttcttttctcctttctcatgCAGGGAAGAGAACAAAAATGAACTGCAGATAATAGTTTCCCACCTTTTTTGCTTCCTTCTCGAATCTCAAGCGTGATTTTTTGTATGTGTAGTTCAGCTTTGGTTGCGAGAGAGGATAAATTGAAATATGCCTTCTTTGTTCTATGTGGTAAATTTCACAATGTTATGGTGCAGTGATGATGTATGCTTGTTTTTTTTAGCAGGGTGTTTCAGTGTGGCATTTGAGGACTAGATTGGAACTTCTTTCAACCAGGATTGACACTTCACTTCACAGTCTGCAATGTGACCAGATGACGAAACAGGAAAAATAGTCGAGAACTTTTTAGGACAAGCAGAttagtttgtttttgtttttctaatgAGAGATTTCTTTTAGTCACTCTAAAGGTtactatatttttcaaactaGTAGGAAAAGTTTATCTATTCCACTAAGGAGAGGGATAGTCTCAAGTTTTTTGCACCAAGATGGCTCCATATGCCCATATTTGCAGCTCCTGTAAAAACTTAAGATGTCAATCCTTCAATAGATCGCAAACAATGACAAAAATCAAGCAACGGATCTTATTTGCTATATTACTTCATCTATGACCTGGAGAAAATTGCCCCACCTCCAGTTCATTTCCAGGTCCTATTTCGATTTTCAAATGCAAACCAGTTAGGTATATTTTCGGATAATATAGTGGCCGCTTCGCGCTCCTCCGCACACATTTGGCCCTGCTATAAAGTGTGCGCGGGCGTCAGCCCCTTGGGGACCCGAAAGCATTTAGCATTAGATACTAACTACCTAAGTCAGAACACCATATTGACAACTGTAAAATGAAGCATCTAGAGCATACTTCAGCTATCAACCAGGCGAGACAGTGTGTTCCATGACTTATATAAAGCTAGCACGCCAAATAAATTTGCAATTTATCACAACACCGAGTATAACTTTGGAAGAAAAGATTAACGCATAGCTATGGAAAAGTGCAGCACCATGAGGCATGTCTTTTTAGTTTACACAGCCACGGTTTTGATCATACAGAGTCGAACATCGCCTTCGAGAAGATGCAGAGAGTTTGGAAATTTGCAACACAAGATGCCAGTGTATTTCCTTCATCAATCTTAGACAATACAGCAGCCAGTTACTACCATGAACCCTCGGCACCAACAGTTGGATTCTGGAAAGCAGAGAAGTTCCAGAAGGTCTTCAAAGAGTATGGCTGAGAAACTGTTACCCCCTCTTCAGTGATTTTTGCAATCTGCAAGTCCACAAAATGTCAGAATGAAATCGTAAACACTGTGCAGAAAAATCTCACCATCCTATTATTTAATTAGCTTGATAAAATTGTTCAGAGATGATGATTGCAGTATTAGAAAGCAAATTATACATCCAGTCGCTGCATTCAACTACAAATGCAAAGTTTGCGGCAAGTTCTACAAATTTCTCTTTAAGCTTCCCAAGACAGCCACCTTACTTTATTCCCACTTTCGGGTTGAAATATAAACCAGAAACCAACCTTCAGGGAACAATAGCTATCAACATGGAGCAAATCATGTAAGCAAATGGCATGGACTTTGAAGATCAAAGTATGGTTTCTTCTGCAACCACTGGACTAAACTAAACCAATCTTATGGTTCATATGtagattcattttattttttatcttttgctATATTTTTTACTAGAAAAATAATGATAGATTAGAAAATATAGAATCAAATGATCTAGGTTTAGGTACTTGGGTGATGACAAGTGACATCAAAATTCAGAGCTTTACACCTACAATAAAGCTATTAAGCATCAGCAAACTCAAGCTACAGATTTGAAGAGAGAAACTTTGGGAAACACTTTTTTGCAGTTAGAAAGTCTGATTTTGTTTCTAAAAAGTGGGGCTTTGTACCCAACCGCAGGAGGATTGTACCTGAAGCTTGTTGACCGCAGATCTGTCTCGATACAAAAGTACACGCATACATTTCTCCAACAACTTAACTCCTTCTTCATAACTCAAGTTTTCATGCCATTCGTCACGAAGAATGGGCCTTGCAAGGTGATTTCCAAATCCAGTAGCCACATGATCGTCCTCGTAATGCACACCAATCATACTAACctaaacaaattaaattaaaaagaaacacGCAAAAGCATCATCACCAAAAATCAATTATGACAAACAGGCAAAGCATCCAAAAGTGTgcaagaatatatattttttttaccgTTCCAAGATACTTTTGTCCATTTTTCACTCCACCAAGTACAAGCGAATTCCAAAGTGGGTTGAACTTGTTGCGACGATTATACATCATACGTGTTAAATAGTTATGCACTTCTTTGGGACCCAAGGAGTTCCCATCATCCCACATGTTGTCATACAAGCTGCATTGATGAAGCATTGAATACGAGAAATGACTAAGAATAAATAGGCAAGGCAGACTGTAGCAGTCTAAACTCTTTATAAGCAATGACAAAACACTTAAAATAATACGCAATAATCCCTCAGTAGTACAAACTTACATAAGCTCATCAAGTTTCCGCGATATCTCCTGGAAATCACTAATTTCACCGCTTGCACCAAGAAGGGAATGCTTTCCCACTGATTTCAATCGCTCCACGCTCTTGTAACGTATCGTTGAACCATAGGAACCTGTAAAACGAAGAAAGACCGATGATGTTCACCACAACCAGCACATTACTACATAATCTCCAGCATGTATCAGCTGAACTAAACGAATTGCAACACTACTGGCATTCTCACATTTCGCTATCTATGCCACGACTATCATAAGGACCTGCTAGTAATTTAAATCTCCAACGACTAATTCCTGAAAAACAAGCTAGTAATTCTGAAGAGTCTAGAACTGTGTATATTCAATCATATGAAGCACTCTCCCCACAATTATAGCCTTGAATTTAAGttctatgaaaatgctaattCTTTCACGAAACTTAAGCAAAACCAGCTCCCAGCAAAGCAGTAAGAGAGGATTTTGGATATGACAGAAGAAAAAATATTTGGCTAAAATATTTGATTAAAACTTTAGGATAAATTATAGCCTTTTTGCCTGTCAGCAGAGCTAAAATAAATTCTTGTCTCTCTACAATCACAAGCTGACTAGGCGAACCTGCATCTTTCTTCCCATACACTCTTTCTTTTTGCTGTTTTCTTTCTGGGTTTATTCTTTTTGGTTGGAACGAGGGAATGAAGAAACAGTTAGTACCCTTTTTTATGGATGAAGTAAGAGTTATTATAAAAAGCATCAATTAAAACTTTAGGATAAATTATAGCCTTTTTGCCTGTCAGCAGAGCTAAAATAAATTCTTGTCTCTCTACAATCACAAGCTGACTAGGCGAACCTGCATCTTTCTTCCCATACACTCTTTCTTTTTGCTGTTTTCTTTCTGGGTTTATTCTTTTTGGTTGGAACGAGGGAATGAAGAAACAGTTAGTACCTTTTTTGTGGATGAAGTAAGAGCTATTATAAaaagcatcaagaagatgcaaaagATTTCTTAGCTCTAATACAGGTGGTCCTATGCTAGGGTCAGAGagttaacaaaatccaaaaataactcAGGGGAGATAATAGGGGAGAGATTACTCCAGCTACATAACAAAACTAGGCAATTAGCCTTCAGAGAGTAGTTTGGAGTTGCTAaaccatcaaaacacctatttctTTCTGTCAAATAGCCAAAAAGATACATCCAGGAAGTATTTTCCAGATCTTGCTGATGGATTTTACCAAATTTCCATGAAGAAACAGTTACTTATACCCTAAGACAATAGAAGATGACAATATAATCGGATCTATAGTTTCCATCTTCAAGTAAAGTTATATGAAGTATGAACATTAAATTAAAAAGGGAATTTAGTCTATGCTTTTCATCATATCTGTGATTTCATGTGTAGCAATGTATCAATATGAAAAGAGTTGCCTTAGTTGTTTTTGCAGATAATGGCCCTTGAGCCTGGAAGATGAAAACTGGGAGAAAGATAGTGTGGATGCTAAATGATCTACAAGGAAGCTGTGTCAACATCTATAGTCCGCCGTAATATCAGCAGCTGGCAGAATATTAAATATTCCCTGCCACTCCCTGCTATGGGATACATTCCCAGATAACCTTTCTTGATCAACAACCATAACAACAAAAAAAGAGACTGGGAAAGGTCCTAGACATGTTAACTTCACTTATTTGGACTAAAAGCCATAACTTGCCAGAGAGGTATTCTATTTCATGCAATATTCTATTTCATGCAATAACCTGATAGGGATTTTTAGAATATAGTCTTTCAAGCTCATTAGACTTTCTAGGCTTGTAATTTTTCAGAGATTGTCACATGGGCTTTGATCAAGTGGTAATAGTGCAATGTGTGACGTGTTAGTTACACATGTCACGAGTTCGAACCTTGCCGCTGATAAAAGCCTGGTACTTAAGTGGAGAGATGTAGAAGGGCTAGCCCATTATCCACCAAGTTTCAAACCATGCAGGCGTGCACCACTAGCATCATCTAGTACAGAACTCACATCATAAACTAGTTAGATTCTCAGTGTATAAGCATCATCTTTCTCTTGCTTGAAATGTAGAAGTATATACGTAAACAAAGGGAAAATATCCTCAAAGCAGGTGCTCATAAAATATTGTGCCTAATATCCTCAAAGCAGCTTGTAAAAAGAGAACTAACTGGAATCAAATATGTGACTTAGAAGCTAACCtcccatgtcagcagccaagagAATACCATCTTTGTATTTGATGCCGACTACGGATGTCCCAGTCACATACGGATACCTATTGCGAACGATATATgttaaaattggaaattttagaaAAAGGTAATCGAAAAGTTAATAAAAGCAACATTACATAAGTACAATCTCAATGCGAGTGAGCATGTGTGTATGTTTGTATATATACTTAGAGGAAAACGAGCATACATTGTAGTAGTCTGCTACTACTATTCATGCAAATATACAaactattttgttgatatcccaATGTTTTAAGGGGCTTTCTCCTTAAAAAAATCTCACAGTTACAATTGGAACAcaaagtttcttcttttttttcacagCCGAGAAATCCCCGAGGGCCGGTGGCGCACGGTTTAAGACTCAGTGGATAATGAGGCCTCTCTCTACTATCCTCCACTTAAACACCGGGCTTTTGGGTGCGGCAGGGTTTGAAACCCGTGATGAGTCGCCTAACGCGCAAAAGTATTTTCTAGGAAAAACATATTTCTACATAAACGTTTTCCTCCATGCAACCTCTCTTCCATCCATCACCTTTATAGATGTTGATACAAGGAGAAAACAAACCAGACTATACTAATATAGGTAATTGGAAAAAAGCCCCACTCAATTCGGATATACCAAAGGTATCCCCCAAAgaaaaattcaacaaattctACCTAATAATCCTTGTTTTTGCCCGAAATTCTTGGAGACAAAAGTTCTTAACACTACATATAAAAAAAGTGCAAAACTAAGCCTGGTTATAGCACTAAGAATAacataaaaaaagtaaaaatataaaacctACTTCTACTAATTCTTTTTTTATGCCAGTGGTGTCCATGTGCCAGCTTGCACATACCTCGACTATTAAACTGAGTACCGCCTACCTTCCACCAGTGTAGTTACCGGATAAAAAGGCTTAGGCAGACGGAAAAAAATCACCTAATGTTTTTTTGGCTTCCCGCTGGGACTTGAAAATTCAACAGACTCTACCTAAAAATCATTCTTTTTGCCCAAAATTCTCAGAATTAAAAGTTCTCAACAATACCATACGGGATAACTGTGAACTTAATGCTGGTTAATAGCACTAAGAAAaactccaaataaaataaaaatataaacctACTTCTACTAATtcctaaaaagtaaaagtaaagcAAAAACCCTAATTTGTTAAACAGCAAATACATGACTAATCAGATCTGTAAAATCTGATAAAACACAAAGAGTAGAAGAAAGTGCATACTGTGTTCTCTGAATATCAGCTTCAGGGCTCATTAAGCTACTTTTAGCCGGAGTTGAATCCATCATCTGCAAACATCATTATTTAGACAACTTTTACAATTACTTTTTACAAATTTCTTTGATAGGAAAAACGtgggagaaatttaaaaaaaaaaaaaaaacttacgttCATTGTCGGAATAGTTGATCTTCGATCGGAGAAAACCAGCTAAAATTATATGACTCGGAGTTTTGTTCTGTGTGCTTTTCGCCTTTTCCCTTTGCACAAGAAAATAGGTCGTTGGGCTTTGGGCCGAAAGTATAATCTGTTATTCAGTGGACTGTTAGATGGGCCAACATGAAATTGGGCCTCAATTTCGGGACTTTCTCATATGTAATATCTGTGGCCATAATTTATTactctattatttattattggaaaatttttaaaaaggaaaacaagaaaaacTCTCTCTCCCCCTGTCTTTCCCCAAGAGGGTAAAAATAGTGTCATCTTAACAAAAAaggttaaaaagaaaaacaagaaaaactcccccctccccccccctctTCCATCTAaacaaaatgatgtagtaaaaaatatttttttattttaacaaatgagtactttattttcatgttgtacaaatagtactttctttttcaaccaaaaaaagagtGTTTTTTTAAATTATGGACCACAAGTTCAACGTTGTTTttgcataaaataaattatttatatatattaaataaattttataatacAAATATAAAATTCTAGCCAAAATGATTGAGTTCTGCCAAACTTGGCTTACCATTAacatgtaaaataaaaaattatattattaatgtATAAAAGTTCAATTTTGCAATGTAAACTATGTAATGGgagaggaagaaaggaaaattacaAAGAGGGAAAACAGAAAAGGAATTGGGGGGAATATTTTGGTGAACTGAAAAGGGACTTATTTTCTCTCTCTCAAGTGACAGTATTCAAAAAAAACTCAAACTCTTTTCGGGATGGGGccatattttacatttttacaCACACATATACTATTGAAAATTTTATTACCCTCCTTATTCAAGTTTCactttaattactttttatatacaaaattatcaattatgtacatttttaggatttaaggataattaatcaatttcccCCCCCACacacgtttctctctccacatcccACCCCTCTCCCTACGTATCTTGCACAAGAGAGCAGCAATTAcatcattgacaaccattaaaaagttttgaagctttgaattcaaatttgggttttcaaaaaacaatatttttttgaattggGTGTCGTTGCAAGGAATTGggattctctctacgtctctctatctctcaatccctaatttcagtaatgtagagcaaagaaaaagagagcatcAATTCCActattgacagccattaaaaagttttgaagctttgaattcgaatttgtgtttttaaaaaccattatttgtttggattgggtgttgttgcaaataattgggaatatggtttggagtttatatctcaattttgagggtgttttggtgaagattagacttaattttggctgaatttcttgattttggctgaatttcagattgaaactcgaagaagaagaagaagacatgacatacattatatttacgaaattgtagtaacattgtagaaaaattatattttgttgtttatatatatatatattatttaactattgtatgaaagttgaacaatattgtataaaaattatatttaagttgtatgatattgtagttgtatataactgagtagaaataatgtatgaaaattgtagataagttgtagatatattgtataatatataattagttgtatgaaatttatttttactatgtataaatcagatacaaaatacaCAAGAGACATATTGTATAAGTTTTATATAAAATTTGtgtttaagttgtatgttattgtagttgtatttaactgagtagaaataatgtgtgaaagttatagataagttgtagataaattgtataatatataattagttgtatgaaatttatttttactatgtataaatcagatacaaaatacacaaaagacatattgtataaattttatataaaatatgtatttaaattgtaCATTATAGTTATATTTAACTGGATAGTGTACGAAAAAATTCTCATGAATAGATTGTGTGTATATAAACGAATTCATAATATGTTAAGGCCATTAATAGCTCTCGGGTAATTAATTCTATCTCTAAGGCGGCGAAGAATTTTGGGACCGTGAGTGGTTTTTGGCTCTTTGTTCAGATTTTGGAGATCAATCAAGAGATTAGTAATCTCTTCAATGTCAACTTTCACTGTCT is from Nicotiana tabacum cultivar K326 chromosome 18, ASM71507v2, whole genome shotgun sequence and encodes:
- the LOC107785082 gene encoding proteasome subunit beta type-4 → MNMMDSTPAKSSLMSPEADIQRTQYPYVTGTSVVGIKYKDGILLAADMGGSYGSTIRYKSVERLKSVGKHSLLGASGEISDFQEISRKLDELILYDNMWDDGNSLGPKEVHNYLTRMMYNRRNKFNPLWNSLVLGGVKNGQKYLGTVSMIGVHYEDDHVATGFGNHLARPILRDEWHENLSYEEGVKLLEKCMRVLLYRDRSAVNKLQIAKITEEGVTVSQPYSLKTFWNFSAFQNPTVGAEGSW